The genomic DNA TGTGAAGGCCAggcaagttcttccacactgaactcatcaaaccatgtctatATAGTCCTTCCTTTGTGCAgaggggcacagtcatgttggaacagaaaacgGCTTTCGCCAAACTGTTGCCATACGGATAGAGCGGCAAGTCTTCTcatagctgagttgctgttactcctaaatgcttcaactttctaataatatcacttacagttgactgagGAATATCCAACATGGATGAGATTTCACAGgaccaaaaatgtttgcaaaatggagactcattttcttgattttcaccagaattcaataattaacagatgtggccaaataccTTTTTTCCAAATAGTGCATTCTTAATTCAACACACTACATGCCAAATTTCAGTTAGTGTGATGTGATAATTGATAGCTAATAGATAATTGATAACTGATAGTTATTTTAAAAGGGATTACATGTGTGTATAATTCAACGCTGACAAAAAAGTAGCCCATGTAAATTCTGAGATGGTCCGGCAGAGCTCTAACAGCCATCAGACTGAAATACTGGATGCCTTGTGGAGTAAATTTTAGATgaaatgcagctttaaaaacatgccAGAGTGCAGGTTGAAATGTGTCGACAAACAAatcagagaaacacacacatgtccttctgaaaaatacaaaagtttaatttaaatattgGCAGACAGATGATGCTACTCATCCCATAGACGGGTCTCGCTGTTTATTCCTTGCAAATTCATTATTGCACATGAATTACACTGCTCTTTATAAGAAGTCACAACAGTGAAATCAGAGGAAATCTCTCTTCAAATGACAGTCTTATAACTCACCATCCATCTACATGACCCAAACCTACTTACTTTGATGATTTCCAGGATATTTTCTGCACTCATATACTCTTATTTTACAAAAAGTACCAGTGACACCCTCCATTATCACATCATACCAGTTATACCACCAGTATAATTCCAATCTTTATCATTTACAGCCCATGGCATTCTTACACAGGGATTCACTGCACACTGGAATCATCAAACGTCAAGATTTTCACCCATAAATCTTCAGCTCAAAACCTCAAAAATGCTTGAACATTCAagtcatttttgcaatttttcttgCATAGACTAAACACACCCATCCAGACCTGCACACCTGTAGGACATAGGGAGAAAGTCAACCCAGGCAGCTCTATGGCCGTCTCTGCTAACTGTCTATCAAAGGCATTATTGTTCAGCAATACAAAAAGTGCATCAGAAATATTCATTGGAGGAAACGAGCTCTCAAATTGgctttttcctctctgcagaATACAATTAATACTTTATGGCATTATACAATCACAGGCACACATGTATTGTGCATTCACAATATAAATCCACCCTGGAAATTCCTCCACTTTTGGCTTTAATACTGTGGAAATACATGCTATCTGTGGGGATACTGCAGGTCTTTGGCTCAATTAATCTTTGGGCTTCTGATCCCAACACTATAGTGGTAGCTTCAGTTTGCATTGGTTGTGCATTCAGCATACAATGGGATCCTAAAAGGAGAATTATATGGATGCATGAGAAAAGATTGTTGGCACTTCTTTTAGTCCTGTTTGTTACCCTCCAGCTCCATCTAGTGGACCTCACCCCGCTCTGCACTGATAAGACAGTTCAAAAGAAACTGGAAAGGCACATTTTCAGACTGGGATTTGGTGTAACTCTATCCAACCCGGACCGATGAACCCGATGACAGCGGCAGGAAGAGGTGAGTAGAGTTCAAACCCGCCGCTACCTGAGGAGGATCTATGACTACACATGTGGGCGGTATGATGCAGAGAGCAAAGGTTTCTTTAGCAAAATGTGCTCATGTATGAAGTCTGCAGTCTAGAGATGATCCAAACCGGGCATCAAGATTGGACGGGGGGGGGCAGGGCAGGGAAAGGGGGAGGCGGAGGGGGTCTGGAGGTGCTGACACAGTTCAGAGTCTTAACAGGAACCCCCCTTGTCCTCTCACTGGATGTGCAGGACGTCGCTCTCCTTCAGGCCGAACCGTGTCTTGTACTTGTCAAAAAGACACTGAAGGGACTTGATGTACATCGAGTGGTACAGATCCACCATCTCCTCAGAGGGGTCTTCGATTTTaggcactgtgattggctcccCAACTGTAAAGGAACAAGAGAGGGTTAAAACACATTAACTACTTGATTTTATCTAACAAATTTCACTCtaaaaatgcagctttattCAAAAGAAAGTATAGAGAACAAGTGCTCAACATTAACATAGACTAAATGAACGGAAAAATGGGACTAAATGCCACCACAAAAGCCAATGGGAAAAAGTTGAAGGAAAGCTTTCATTTATGAGTGATAtcattttggtttgttttacaATCTCATTTTCGTGTGGGATAAGAATAGTTAGAACATAGAAAGCAAAACTGCAGAAATTAGAATCattaaacaataataattaatcCTAAAAGGACCCGTTGAAGtggcccaaaaaaaaaagaatataatttttttctaatttttcaaaaacGGTATGTTTCCTGTTTGACTTGGGTAATGGCTCCAAGTAGAGCTCATCAAGCCAAATATTCATACAAAACATAATATCAACCCCCATGTCTACATGTACCCCCCCGCccgccacacacacacacacacacacacccctacacacacacacacacagccgccaaaaatcaacatagattgaAACTGTTTCACTgctaaaaccctaaaaaaagcctatgcatttttttcttaccaaaagatctttgtataaactacttaatgactgctttatcatggtgtaagtcaatatttgcaaatctaattttagcagcctcagagcagacaaagctgcccccccccccactagAACCTCCCATGCAACCAGTTTCCTCTGGTTTGCAACATTACTTTAATAGGCCAACCCCAGCAGCCTCCAAGTCCACACAAACTGAGCGAGTTTCACCAAGCGCACTTTTAATAAGATgtgttttctgtaaagttttATATGAATGATGCTTatctgaatttattttaattttaacagaAGATGGTTAAGAGCAAGAAAGACTGGATTGTCTTGGTTCTGGTTAACAGCTAAGTTTAACTGAGCTGACGTataaagaaaagctttaaaaatctgcatcCCTCTGCTCATCCATTCACAGTTTATTAGTCACTGCCCTCTAATAAACTGTGCTGGAACAGCAGAGTACAGATAAGAGTTATTTTCACTGAACATGAGTAGAAAAAACCTACCTATCGTGGTGATGGGTTTCCCGTAAGGCACGATGCCCCAGGAGTTGCCGAAGAAGAGGCCACATCCGTGGAAAAGGCACGGGGCGAAGCCTAGGAACTTCTGGAACCTCTTCTGGAGAGTTCTCCAGTACGTCCCCTCCTCAAAGATGATCTGTTTGTAGGCGTCATTCTCACCAAAGGAATACACCGGAACCAGGTCGGATCTAAGAGCACACAAggacataaaaatatgtatgtttCTATAAAAAAGCAGCACCTTTAAACAGATTCAAACATCCAAATCGGTAGGAAAACAGATGACTGAAACCTTGACATATataatttacagaaaaacaagtgTTCAGTGGCTGGAACTAAATCAATaccaaacaagaaaaaacaacactgttCCCATGTTTGAGAATTAAACTTTGTCCTGTTGTTATGTAATTGTTTGTATAACCTGAATTAATAGTCTGgaaatttttattgttttagtgCCGTCGTATCTGAGGAGGAATGGCACATTTGTGATAAACGTACAGAGCTGAGAGATATGCCTCTACATGGATGCAGGGAAAGATCAGGTggcagaaacaacagaaactcaaaaAAGGCAGCATATATGTTCCATTATTGTCAATTATCATACATGTTTTAAAGTAACTGTTGAGCGAGCACACTGCTGTGGTTTCTCTGCACAAAACCAAATGAattattcattttacataaactTTCAGCTTCACTGCTGAGCAGCTGAGTTTTTTTAGTCTACAGTTATGAAAGAGTTTATGTAATCAGGAAACCGACTTTCCTTAAATCATCCAAAAGAGCCGAAAATTCATTACAGCTCAGTACGCTCcttattttggacttttatttctaaaaagaCATTAGCCTTTTATTTCCAAGAATTGCACAGACCTTATGATTGACTTATGCAAGGGTTTATAACTGTTCATTGTAAAAATAATATCAGTGTGCCAACAGATTCTGTGTTACAGCTTTATGgtctaaggcaggggtgtcaaactcaatcacagcaggggccagattctgaacttgggtctaccctgagggcctaacaaggtcaatatttaaccataaaatgtcaaccttattttcaccagaaatgaattcTGGGGGTAAAAaccttggcactgatgataaataattttgcgattaaaaggtgaacatgataagttaaaaactcaaaatctgagaaaataaGTCTAACTTTtcagtttaaaaggtaaaaacatgacatttaaagtcaaaacaatgtttttaaaaggcaaaatatgagatagaatgttgaaagaatttattttaaagtcaaaaactgagataaaattcaaaactatgatttttatcagtcaaaatatgaggtaaacattgaaatcatgagtttcaaatatcaaaatttgaattgaaattaaaaatactgtgtttttagggtaaaaaaatgagatttaaaatttaaagttaggagttgaaaaaggtaaaaaaaaactgagaagacattaaaaatcctgcattttttaaggtaaaaatgagataaagttaaagttaggagttaaaaaaggtcaaaacacaagataaaagtcaaaaacatgactttaaaaggtcaaaatagaatttaaaattattaatctaaaaaggtaaaaacatgagataaaaagtcaaagttatgagatgtaaaggttaagatatgaaataaaaagtcaaaaccataacctTTAGTCAAAACTGggaaatgcaaaatttaaaatatagagaaaacactactttcttccccacattcttgaccttttatcaaattatttttattgtttaccttttctaatttttgtgactcaacaaggatattataaatcattaaGGTTAagttagcatttttttttttttaagctttatttttggcctttttgcctttattagataggacagtggataaagtgggaaacagggaggagagctggggagagacatgcaggaaataaagccacgggccggattcaaacccgggtcgCTTGTGTATATGGTGCGCTCCTTGACCACGCGCCCcaagtttgcatttttatactggaggaaatctgcagacctcatactggtgggccagttataataaaaatatgatagggccgggtataactgcaccacgggccggatttggcccccgggccttgagtttgacacccatggtCTAAGTCCTTGGTTGTCAACCTGGGATCTGGGACCATGGGGGGACAAGAGGGCCTGTCTACTCTGAGGATGTTAAAATTAGgttaaaattatgataaaatcCATAGAAATGGTACAcacaaaggtcttttggtaaTAAAGCTTGTGTTTTGGGCAAATTTGTTTGGCTATAAACAATGAAAACCGTTCAAAtagatgtttatttttgacacaagacacttttttgtgtgggtcctaGGGGACCACAGATCTTCCTATATATGTAAAGGTAGGGCTCAGTGGATAAAAGAATGGGAGCCACTGCTCTAAGCCCTTTCAAGAGTTTTCCATCTGCATCAACTCCTTTATTCTTTATTTGGTCTGGATTTTTTCTCTAACATAGTTCTCTGATTTAATCCAAGTTTACTTCTCAAGCTGGagttaaatctgttttatttcaatcaCATTTGGTTTGTTATCCACAAACTAGGGATGCGTAAAGCTGGATTTTTGACCCCATGGAAGAATATCCACAAACAGAAATGCCTGCCTCTAGTACTGCACATCCCTTCTATAAACCACATAGATGCAGCTATGGCATGAGAGACACTGGAAAACTTGAGACTATAACTGTTTAAGTTGCAATAACTACACATCCAGGGATGAGCACACCAAGGTCACTGCCTTCACCTGCTACCTGTTGTGCACTGAACAAAGCCCTCATGCCCATCCCTGCAGGATGGGTTCACACGGTGGCAGCTCCTTGCTACTTTTTCTGCTTGTTATGTTTTCGATGCTCTTGATTTTTAGGCAATgcaaagcactttgaattgcagTTTATGAATGGTGTATCATATAAAAAAGGTCAGCTTGCCTTACACATACCTACGGTGTATGCTATAACATAAATTTCATGCAAATCAAACTTTAGTTGGGGCCTTCTCCTGGGACCAGTTAAGACCCTACTATTGTGGGCACTCGGTCTGAGGCTTTGTGCCCATAGCCAGATCACAGCAGCGCTAATATTCATTACAACATCACTCCCTCTCATGCAATATTGCATTAACATATTTTCTTTGGAACAGATGCATGCAGCCAAAGCCTCTCTTTCtatcttttcaaaaaaatgtttatgaatgTTTCCCCTTGAATTTGCTTTATTtgaaaaaagtcagttttagtGGACtcaaatcaaaaatgtaaactttaagTGAGAGTAAACTAGTGACCTTAATACACAGCCTGAGCTGGAATGCTAACCTAGTTGTTGTGACTCCTTCTCTGCATAACTGCGTCTATGTTTCTAATCTTTAAGCTCCTTGACACGAGGCGAACACTGATCCAAAACAATCTCCAGGTAATCTACCTCCATTGggtgagaaagaaaaacaggtcTACTTTTctttatatcacattttgaGGTGTGGGAGCAGTTCAATGCCAGCTCAGACAGTCTGACCTGTATCAAAGGATGCCTGATCTCTGAACTATGATGCTGCAAAATTCTGAAAGGTTTCTGCTCTTGGAGAGGTGGTTTTAACCCTGTCTCCGAGTTATAACTCAAGGTTTATTCATTCAGCGATGGCCCCGACTGTGGTGTTAGTGTGTCAGAGCAGATTTCTGTGAAGGCCATGTTTAGTCGCACATGTCCTTGCTTTGTCTGCTCACCCTTTCTGCAGAGCGAGCTTCACGAAGCCTTTTCGGTTCTTCAGGGTGACAGAATTCATGCCGGGGGCGCACTGCAGAGACTCTGCAGCTCCTCCTACGACGATGACGACGGCATTTCCTGTCCCGTTACATGACAGCAGGTAGTCGATGGAGTTCTTGTTCACCGGACAGATACCTGAAGAACACAGACGAGGAGaaggattaaaaatgaagaaataaaatcagtgcaAAGAGTTGAATGCATAGATCTGTCATGGCCAGATTCATCAAAAACGACTTAATATCTCACAGTTAGACCCAGTTTACTTGTAGATACTGTATTGCCCTAATTCAAGCTCCACTTTACTGTACTCGCAGCTCAATGAGGCAATGTTTAGCACCTCAGCAGGATTAACAAAACCATGCTAAGCATGTGTTAAACCTGATCTACTGACGCCACAGGCAGGAAGTAATCAAGTATGAATACTCTGCCCGATACAGCATTGAATTTACAGTGCTGTAGCCCTGATTTGCTCTTATTGCAATGCAAAACTATTCAaaatatttaatcaaatttatgtttcttttaaaaatgatttttatttcttttagtaTGATTTTAAAGACTCTATATTTTAtctatattttcatattttaatcagCTATTTTGTTAGGCATGGTGTGTACCATTCctcaatgttttttgtttgagtGAAGTGCACTGATTTATATGTTTTGCATGAAAtaagctttataaataaagttacttGCTGTTCTTAATACTTAAAGATACACATACTTTATTACTTCTGAtggttttttttgtctgtagcCGATAATCTAACACCAGGGTACATGCAATACGCCTTGATATAAAGATTAATGTATGGGCTTAAGTCTTCATTTAGAGGACAGTAGATGAAGTTAGCAATCAAACAGAGAGAGACTAAGGAAGGACTAGTGCTGCCCACTTGGAGGGCTAGTCCCCGTGTAAGGGGTGCAACCCAGCCACCAGGCCATCAGAACTGTTGTCTCAATTTTCAGGAGGTGAACATCGAATTCAACCTAACATCAGGGCTAACTGTTCCTAATGACATGAATTCCATGAATGTTTATAAAACCAttattcccaaaaagttgggactttgtgtgttctatgcactctgccaaccTGAAGTCCCTGCTTTCTATTGCTCAGAGGCAAAAAAGATACAGAtgaagtgtgttttttgtgacagatttacccaccatagagaaatatcatggatttttaatgtcagaagaaaattaaattacattttagtttagtttcaaTAACCTtgttgaaaactaaacttacttttttcagtttgagtggtcttggtctagttttcatcatggaaaaaaaaggtgtcaaacatttttagtcatagttttggtCAACGAAATTAACGCTGTTCTACTGTGACGCCATGCTGTtatgatggatgtggtatgggATTTAGCACAATCTTGCTGAAAGgctttccctgaaagagacgttgtctggataggagctctaaaacctctatctacttttcagcactgatagttcctttccagatgtgtaagctgcccatgccataaaCATAaagcaaccccataccatcagagatgcaggcttctgaactgtgtgctgataacaaccTGGATGGTCCTTCCTTTTTAGGCTGCAGGACATGGCATCTGTGGTTCCATAAAGAACCATGGATGCCAAGAttaatttgaccacagaacagttttccatgttgcctcagtcTATTCTGAGTAAGCTTTGGCAGCCACTCTGGAGCATGTTCACCTATGGCATCTTCTTTGCATGActcagctttaacttgcatttgtggacggcatggtgaactgtgttgacagataaATAtatctggaagtgttcctgagcccctgcagtgatttccagcacaTATATTTTACATAGCACCTTAACTTTTtaggaattggggttgtaaaacCAAATATCCCCAAGGGGCCGTGTCTATCTGTAGAGCATCTGCACCCCAGTACAGAGAGTTGGTCATTCCTTCAACTGGAAGGTACTGAAGTTACATGGGCAAGACATTCAAGCCCACATTGTTCCCTCTGTTGGATCAGCGGTATGTTCATGTATATGGACAGGTTTGAAGAGGATTAGTTGATACTAGTCTGCTTTAAATGTGCCTGGACAGTAGAAGATTGGACAACCATAGCCCGGTCTGTCATGattcatgtttttctgctgcAACATTTGAATGATTTGTAGGAATTTTGTGTAAACAACATGAACGCCTGCCACAAACAACAGTGgcacattcattcattcacttcAATTCCAATTTCTTGCCCAGTCGGATGTTTGGGGGACCCTTCCTTGTTGGAGGGGAAGTTAAAAActcagagagaagaaagagtGGCCTGTCTCGGCTCAGTCGTCTGTCTTTGTGCCCTGGTAAGCTAACATCATTGATATGTTTGTATTACATTTCCTCAGAAAACTTGATCAAGTTCTTTCAGATGTTTCTTCTTCGTTGTGTTTGCTActctgggttgaactgttggctgCATTGCTCCACACTGCCCCCACGATTGATGGCGGTTTTGCAACATTTGATCCATTTCTGTAAGCTTAAAGAAAACGGTCAAAATTAACGGAGAGTACGGACTGAGAGATCTGTCTATCAATATGCGGTTCAAATGTAGACTGTAAATGAGCCTTATGTCTACATGCCAAAATGGTTGCCTCCATGTGATTGGATAATTAGATATTTGGGGCAATGAGCAGTTAAACAGACGTCCCTAATGAATTGGTCAGTAAGCAATATTGTAACGGCATTAAATAAAGtctcaaaatgcaaaaagcaaacaaaaaatgtgtctgGCGTGAATGTTTTAATGTAAAGACTATCTTGAAATACCATGCTGAACCTCAAACTACTAATAAATTAATTATTAACTCATGTATACGATCTGCCTTCTCTGTGCTAGTGGCCGCAttgattttgtctgttttctgttttaaaacatctttactTTGCTTTGTTTTACGCTGACCTGCTAGCAGAGATTTCTGGTATTAAGCATAGAGATATAGATCTTCAGTACTGTTTGTTTTTGCGGGTCGTACAAACACCTCAGTCTAAAATCAGCCCACAAGCGCACACTCTAAGAACTGTGTGCACTTTCATCACtcctgacttttatttttaaatacaactttgtgtaaaagcagagaaattattttattttacaaccaTGGTGTCACACAGATGTACTATGTGGTTGGAAATATCAATGAAAACGATTGAAACATGTTCAGTAAACTATAGTAACCTCAGAGAGTAAGTACAGTATCTATGGGCAAAGATGAAGCCTGAACAACAAACAGGCGTTCAGGACAGAACAGTTAGCACTCTATCAGCCCGTCAAATCAGCAGATCCAAGTAAACAGAAGCTTTTTCAGCTGTGCAATCTGTCCAAAGGTCCTCCCTCCTACAGACGCAGTCATCAGTGCTATCAGACATTCAAGAACTCAAACAAGACTGCCATCCCCTCACCTCCAGACATCAGGTAGTCTCTCAGCACCGGCAGGCGGAAGTTCCCGGCCAGCGTTGCCAGGGACGGTTTGATGCCTGGGAACTTTTTGGAGAAGCCGGTGGCCTCCGTGCCAAAGTTGCAGAAAGCGCCGAAGCAGAAGATGCCGTGTGGGTGGTAGCCGAAGATGTAGTTCCGGCTGGGCAGCAGGTTGTGGGTTTTAATGAGCTGGAGGACAAGAGGCACAAAGAGGAGCAGTGTGAGCTTCATTAATATACGAGGGGCCCGATGTTTGGAGCCACACAAACAGCTGAGGGGAAACACGCAGGGTTAGATAGTATGAGGGGTAAATGTTTGACAACAGAAGCAGAGATACAATCCTGTATCTAACACTGGTTATATTCTTTTAAAACTACTACACCAAGACACAAGTTTCACTAGATACTGCCTGGTTGATTTTATTTCTGGATCTGTTTGGATTTTGGTCAAAAAATTCATTTATAACCTTGAGTTTGAGatgtacaaaacaaacatttatagATTTAGGTTATACAAACCCCTTACATTTTAGACAAAACATTGATTCTTTTTGCCTGTATCTGGTGCAAATCTCACTTATgagttctctgcaccctgcaaAACCTGGTATCCCCGTtttctagagcagtgttaattttgtcgactaaaactatgactaaaaatgattggcgacagccttttttcatgacaaaaactagactaagactaacaaaaaaagatctgtgatgactaaaactgaaaaaaaaaaaaacaatgcatctgtcgctattctgcctctcagctgtagaaagcagggaccccgggactggcagggtgcagagaacacagtaACATGATTTGGTATCAGATTTAGGTAAGAGAAtgaatgcttggactaaaagtaaagactaaatgtgaggactttttatggactaaaactagactaaaacgtttgagttttcatcaactaaaactatactaaaactaaaatgtgactaaaactaagacatttCATCGAAAGacgaaaactaaaattaaaaatagctgccgaAATGAACACTGTTCTCCAGCTGCAGCGAAGAACAGCTACAGATTCAATCTACCTAACAGCTCATGCTCTTTCATATCatgaattttgaatgtctgacagaaATGAATGACGGTTAAGTCTCatttagtctccttgatgaatataaaactttttttcgCCAGCGTTTCTAACAGCAAAGATTAATTCTTAGTTAACCTTAGTCTAGTCttcttcatggaaaaaaagttagccaacatttttaaaccattatttGAGTCGATAATCATTTACATAACTTCAAAATCACACAGAACTACAACcccattttcttaaaagttgggacactgtaacATATGAACAAAACCAGAATgcaaaaaacagtaaatcatTGAAATCTTAACTTTTGTCGCACAAACTGTTATTGTCCTTTAAGCATTGCactacttttccagccttttgttgcctctgtcccaactttttggaaatgtgttgttggcaaaaaaactaaatgagagcatatttttttctagtaaatatttgtttatcagtttttgagttattttctaTCAAATATGAGGTTTCAATGTTTTGAAACTGATCAAATTCTGGTTAAAttacaataaacaaaacattattattattataattagaatattattaataatattctaattataatttttaatataattagaatattattaataatgacataatcataataataactatgattatgatcattattatggttatgatcattattattatgatggTATAAAAATTCAGCATTATCATCATGTAATTTCTTTCATAATTATACAACCCTTGTTTAAAAGAGTGCACAGCATTATCAGTTAATATTCCTGGGCTTACATCCA from Cheilinus undulatus linkage group 12, ASM1832078v1, whole genome shotgun sequence includes the following:
- the dgat2 gene encoding diacylglycerol O-acyltransferase 2; the encoded protein is MKTILAAYSGVLKGTGSSILSALQDLPISLWPCTSKMERHLQVISVLQWVITFLALGAACTVLLIYMFCTDCWIIAAMYTAWLIVDWNTPKQGGRRSSWVRNWTVWTYFRDYFPIRLIKTHNLLPSRNYIFGYHPHGIFCFGAFCNFGTEATGFSKKFPGIKPSLATLAGNFRLPVLRDYLMSGGICPVNKNSIDYLLSCNGTGNAVVIVVGGAAESLQCAPGMNSVTLKNRKGFVKLALQKGSDLVPVYSFGENDAYKQIIFEEGTYWRTLQKRFQKFLGFAPCLFHGCGLFFGNSWGIVPYGKPITTIVGEPITVPKIEDPSEEMVDLYHSMYIKSLQCLFDKYKTRFGLKESDVLHIQ